One window of Gavia stellata isolate bGavSte3 chromosome Z, bGavSte3.hap2, whole genome shotgun sequence genomic DNA carries:
- the DIRAS2 gene encoding GTP-binding protein Di-Ras2 produces MPEQSNDYRVVVFGAGGVGKSSLVLRFVKGTFRESYIPTIEDTYRQVISCDKSICTLQITDTTGSHQFPAMQRLSISKGHAFILVYSITSRQSLEELKPIYEQICQIKGDIESIPIMLVGNKNDENQNREVDSSEGEAMAKKWKCAFMETSAKLNHNVKELFQELLNLEKRRTVSLQIDGKKSKQQKRKEKLKGKCVVM; encoded by the coding sequence ATGCCTGAGCAAAGCAATGATTACAGGGTTGTTGTGTTCGGAGCGGGAGGAGTGGGCAAAAGTTCTTTGGTCTTGAGATTTGTGAAGGGCACTTTCAGAGAGAGCTACATCCCTACCATTGAAGACACCTATCGGCAGGTGATCAGCTGTGATAAGAGCATATGCACTTTGCAGATAACTGACACTACAGGGAGCCATCAATTTCCAGCCATGCAACGTCTTTCTATTTCTAAAGGACATGCTTTCATTTTGGTTTACTCTATCACCAGCCGACAGTCCTTGGAGGAACTCAAACCAATCTATGAACAAATATGTCAGATTAAAGGAGACATAGAAAGCATTCCAATAATGCTGGTGGGGAACAAGAATGATGAGAACCAAAATCGAGAGGTGGACAGCAGTGAAGGAGAAGCCATGGCTAAGAAGTGGAAATGTGCCTTCATGGAGACCTCTGCCAAGCTGAACCACAATGTGAAAGAGTTATTCCAAGAATTGCTAAACCTAGAGAAACGCAGGACTGTGAGTTTACAAATTGAtggcaaaaaaagcaagcagcagaaaaggaaagagaagctgaaaGGCAAATGTGTGGTGATGTGA